One window from the genome of Fulvivirga lutea encodes:
- a CDS encoding RNA polymerase sigma factor: MPTEKIKQLTAHLFRENSGKMIAVLSKIYGLHVLDEISDVVQDTFETALTKWKYGSIPDNPPAWLMSVAKNKAVNYFKRNSRLAPLDASQEVESNSETHEVYLENEVSDSQLRLLLTCCNPSFSKRNQILITLHILSGFGRKELANALLMEEEAVKKALTRTKKHLREKVVEMESRTLLQSEERIGVVHTVLYLMFNEGYKSTRSDQVINHDLCFESIRLTKLLLEPDTSLRYETFALLSIMFFALARFPARLNDTGDIITLEKQNRSLWDKKYINEGIFFLNKATKSQEVSKYHLEAIISSIHCLSPNFEETNWKQIVYLYEQLEKIEYSPLSQLNKIVAKSYVNGPAMALQELEATKQSGILNNHYLIYALEGDLLARLNKPNLAKRAFNKAQELSKNRREHEFLAVRIHEL; encoded by the coding sequence ATGCCAACTGAAAAAATTAAACAATTAACAGCACATCTTTTCAGGGAAAATTCTGGAAAGATGATTGCTGTATTGTCTAAAATATATGGCCTGCATGTACTAGATGAAATAAGTGATGTGGTGCAAGATACCTTTGAAACTGCATTAACAAAATGGAAATACGGAAGCATCCCGGATAACCCACCGGCATGGCTGATGAGTGTTGCAAAAAATAAAGCCGTAAACTATTTTAAAAGAAATAGTCGTTTGGCTCCATTAGATGCATCCCAAGAAGTAGAAAGTAATTCAGAAACCCATGAGGTGTATTTGGAAAATGAAGTAAGTGATAGTCAACTTAGACTACTTTTAACTTGTTGTAACCCTTCATTCTCTAAGAGAAATCAGATTTTAATTACACTTCATATTTTATCAGGCTTCGGGCGTAAAGAATTGGCCAATGCACTTTTAATGGAAGAAGAAGCCGTTAAAAAAGCACTTACTCGAACAAAAAAACATCTAAGGGAAAAGGTGGTGGAAATGGAAAGCCGCACTTTATTACAATCAGAAGAACGCATAGGTGTAGTTCACACCGTGTTATACCTAATGTTTAACGAAGGCTATAAATCCACCCGATCTGATCAGGTTATCAATCATGATCTGTGTTTTGAATCTATTCGCTTAACGAAGCTTTTACTAGAACCAGATACTTCACTTAGATACGAAACGTTTGCTTTGCTGTCGATTATGTTTTTTGCCTTGGCCAGGTTTCCTGCCCGTTTAAACGATACAGGTGACATTATTACTCTTGAAAAGCAGAATAGAAGTTTATGGGATAAGAAATACATCAATGAAGGAATCTTCTTTTTGAATAAAGCCACCAAATCTCAGGAAGTAAGTAAATATCATTTAGAGGCCATCATTTCATCCATTCATTGCTTAAGTCCAAACTTTGAAGAAACCAACTGGAAGCAGATTGTTTATTTATATGAACAATTGGAAAAAATAGAATACTCACCGCTATCACAGTTAAATAAAATTGTGGCTAAAAGCTATGTGAATGGACCGGCTATGGCATTGCAGGAATTAGAAGCAACAAAACAATCAGGTATACTAAATAACCATTATCTGATTTATGCCCTCGAGGGTGATTTACTTGCACGATTGAACAAACCAAATTTGGCCAAACGAGCATTTAATAAAGCTCAGGAATTATCAAAGAATAGACGCGAACATGAATTTCTAGCAGTCCGCATCCATGAACTTTAA